Proteins encoded by one window of Brevibacterium atlanticum:
- a CDS encoding ABC transporter permease: MSTNNDNQKALALDDVGDNAIESKETEGLSQGRIVLRKFLRHKGAMISIVVLVLVAIFAFSAQGFGAVPGWWKFSHTASGPVVNPGGAPTWSLSNIFSPGDHPFGQDEIGRDNFARVMKGTQISLVVMFVIGIVCLIIGTIVGAVAGYYRGWVDSVLMRITDGFVILPVIVVGSILGVLVGGANGPLLGVALGCILWVGLARLVRGDFMSLREREFVDSARVAGASDFRIMFKHMLPNAMGVIIVNTTLIMSQAIVLEASLSYLGFGIKPPGISLGQLISEYQTSFATRPWLFWWPGLFIIVIALCVNFIGDGLRDAFDPRMKTIPSWRKMKRAERMAQKGAK; encoded by the coding sequence ATGAGTACCAACAACGACAATCAGAAGGCTCTCGCTCTCGACGACGTCGGGGACAACGCGATCGAGTCGAAGGAAACCGAAGGCCTGTCTCAGGGCAGGATCGTCCTGCGTAAATTCCTCCGCCACAAAGGCGCGATGATCAGCATCGTCGTCCTCGTGCTCGTGGCGATCTTCGCCTTCAGCGCACAGGGCTTCGGAGCCGTGCCCGGGTGGTGGAAGTTCTCCCACACCGCCTCGGGCCCCGTGGTCAACCCCGGCGGCGCGCCGACCTGGTCGCTGTCGAACATCTTCTCTCCCGGTGACCATCCCTTCGGACAGGACGAGATCGGCCGCGACAACTTCGCCCGAGTGATGAAGGGAACGCAGATCTCGCTCGTCGTCATGTTCGTCATCGGCATCGTGTGCCTGATCATCGGCACGATCGTCGGCGCCGTCGCCGGGTACTACCGCGGTTGGGTCGATTCGGTGCTCATGCGCATCACCGACGGCTTCGTCATCCTGCCGGTGATCGTCGTCGGCTCGATCCTCGGCGTGCTCGTCGGCGGAGCGAACGGCCCCCTGCTGGGCGTGGCACTCGGCTGCATCCTCTGGGTCGGTCTCGCCCGCCTCGTCCGCGGTGATTTCATGTCTCTGCGCGAACGCGAATTCGTCGATTCGGCACGTGTGGCCGGAGCCAGCGACTTCCGGATCATGTTCAAGCACATGCTGCCCAACGCCATGGGCGTGATCATCGTCAATACGACGCTGATCATGAGCCAGGCGATCGTGCTCGAGGCTTCGCTTTCCTACCTCGGCTTCGGCATCAAGCCGCCCGGCATCTCGTTGGGCCAGCTCATCAGCGAATATCAGACCTCCTTCGCCACCCGTCCGTGGCTGTTCTGGTGGCCCGGTCTGTTCATCATCGTCATCGCTCTGTGCGTGAACTTCATCGGCGACGGTCTGCGCGACGCGTTCGACCCGCGGATGAAGACCATCCCGAGCTGGCGGAAGATGAAGAGGGCCGAGCGCATGGCGCAGAAAGGGGCGAAGTGA
- a CDS encoding ABC transporter ATP-binding protein has protein sequence MAEKTAATQPKKGSPILEVKDLGVQFWVSDEWWMAAEHLDYTVNAGEVLAIVGESGSGKSQSSMSLLGLLPSNGRATGSAKLGGRELIGMPPEKMQNVRGNEISVIFQEPMTALNPVYTAGYQIVETLRVHLDIGPTEAKERALELMRLVEIPDPEDRFHSFPHQLSGGQRQRIMIAQALACQPKLLIADEPTTALDVTVQAEILKLMRELKSKLDAGIILITHDMGVVADMADRIIVMRAGKVVEAGTAEEIFYHPQHPYTKQLLDAVPHLGAGAEGEAFGANIDDVEASLSDIGTDQAEHASDPVGRSETGPGTDKISMAADADMALAEAREQATETDRPEIEMDSTDTYYHPGSQADFSKPSALQLRDAAIEYPAIGRKKAFRAAHHINLMIAPGEVVGLVGESGSGKTTIGRAALGLLPTVEGDMVVNGTSIKGLSNKQMRPLRKEVGIVFQDPGSSLNPRLPVGESIGEPLYLHEKMKGPALSKRVEELLTAVELPTSMRNRYPHELSGGQRQRIGIARALTLRPKLLIADEPTSALDVSVQAKVLDLFEGLQKDYGFACLFISHDLAVVERIAERIAVMRHGYLVEIGKSSQVVSNPVHPYTQRLLSAVPVPDPKEQRKRREARDAVLEATMNA, from the coding sequence ATGGCTGAGAAGACAGCAGCTACCCAGCCGAAGAAGGGATCTCCGATCCTCGAGGTCAAGGACCTCGGCGTCCAGTTCTGGGTCAGCGACGAATGGTGGATGGCTGCCGAACACCTCGACTACACGGTCAACGCCGGTGAGGTGCTCGCGATCGTCGGTGAATCCGGCTCCGGAAAGTCACAGTCGAGCATGTCTCTGCTCGGACTCCTGCCGAGCAACGGCCGGGCCACCGGTTCGGCGAAGCTCGGCGGCCGTGAGCTCATCGGGATGCCGCCGGAGAAGATGCAGAATGTGCGCGGCAACGAGATCTCCGTGATCTTCCAGGAGCCGATGACCGCGCTCAACCCGGTCTACACCGCCGGGTATCAGATCGTCGAGACCCTGCGGGTCCACCTCGACATCGGCCCGACCGAGGCGAAGGAACGGGCTCTCGAGCTCATGCGCCTCGTCGAGATCCCGGACCCCGAGGACCGGTTCCACTCGTTCCCGCACCAGCTCTCGGGTGGTCAGCGACAGCGCATCATGATCGCGCAGGCTCTGGCGTGCCAACCGAAGCTGCTCATCGCCGATGAGCCGACCACGGCACTGGATGTGACGGTGCAGGCCGAGATCCTCAAGCTCATGCGTGAGCTGAAGTCGAAGCTCGACGCCGGCATCATCCTCATCACGCACGACATGGGTGTGGTGGCCGATATGGCCGACCGCATCATCGTCATGCGCGCGGGCAAGGTCGTCGAAGCAGGCACAGCGGAGGAGATCTTCTACCACCCGCAGCACCCGTACACGAAGCAGCTCCTCGACGCGGTGCCCCACCTCGGCGCCGGCGCAGAGGGGGAGGCCTTCGGTGCGAACATCGACGATGTCGAAGCATCGCTGAGCGATATCGGTACGGATCAGGCCGAACACGCTTCGGATCCCGTGGGTCGCTCGGAAACCGGACCCGGCACGGACAAGATCTCGATGGCAGCAGATGCGGACATGGCGCTGGCCGAAGCCCGCGAACAGGCGACCGAGACGGACCGTCCCGAGATCGAGATGGATTCGACGGACACGTACTACCATCCCGGTTCGCAGGCGGACTTCTCGAAGCCCTCTGCCCTGCAGCTGCGCGACGCCGCGATCGAGTATCCGGCGATCGGACGGAAGAAGGCCTTCCGCGCCGCCCACCACATCAACCTCATGATCGCACCCGGTGAGGTCGTGGGGCTGGTCGGCGAATCCGGTTCGGGCAAGACGACGATCGGGCGTGCCGCGCTCGGTCTGCTGCCCACCGTCGAAGGCGATATGGTCGTCAACGGCACGAGCATCAAGGGTCTGAGCAACAAGCAGATGCGTCCTCTGCGCAAGGAGGTCGGCATCGTATTCCAGGATCCCGGCTCCTCGCTCAACCCGCGTCTGCCCGTCGGTGAGTCCATCGGCGAACCGCTCTACCTGCACGAGAAGATGAAGGGACCGGCGCTGAGCAAGCGGGTCGAGGAGCTGCTGACCGCGGTCGAGCTGCCCACCTCGATGCGCAACCGGTACCCGCATGAGCTCTCGGGCGGACAGCGGCAGCGCATCGGCATCGCCCGAGCCCTGACTCTGCGACCGAAGCTGCTCATCGCCGATGAGCCGACGTCGGCACTCGACGTGTCGGTGCAGGCGAAGGTCCTCGACCTGTTCGAGGGGCTGCAGAAGGACTACGGGTTCGCCTGCCTGTTCATCAGCCACGACCTCGCGGTCGTCGAGCGCATCGCCGAACGCATCGCGGTGATGCGGCACGGCTACCTCGTCGAGATCGGCAAGTCCTCTCAGGTCGTGTCGAACCCCGTTCACCCCTACACGCAGCGCCTGCTGTCGGCGGTTCCAGTTCCGGATCCCAAGGAGCAGCGTAAGCGTCGGGAGGCCAGGGACGCCGTCCTCGAAGCCACGATGAACGCCTGA
- the typA gene encoding translational GTPase TypA — protein MTEAITRRENRRNVAIVAHVDHGKTTLVDAMLRQTGVFSEHGDYAERIMDSGDLEREKGITILAKNTSVLYNGPSAGDEPIVINVIDTPGHADFGGEVERGLSMVDGVVLLVDASEGPLPQTRFVLRKALAAKLPVILLINKTDRADARIDGVVEESQDLLLGLASDLAVEVPDLDVDSVLDVPVVYAAAKAGAASLEQPADGAVPDNPDLEPLFKTILETIPAPEINEDGVLQAHVTNLDASPFLGRLALLRIFGGTLKKGQQVAWARGDEISSVKITELLETQGLDRVPATEASAGDIVAVAGIPDIMIGDTLTDINNPKPMPAIVIDDPAISMTVGINTSPLAGREKGTKVTARMVKDRLDQELVGNVSLKVVPTERPDAWEVQGRGELALAILVEQMRREGFELTVGKPQVVTKQVDGKVHEPFEELTVDVPEDYLGAVTQLLAARKGVMSTMTNHGTGWVRMEFKVPARGLIGFRTRFLTETRGTGIANTISAGYGPWAGNIEFRVNGSLVADRAGAVTPYAMINLQDRGTFFVEPTSEVYEGQIVGENSRADDMDVNITKEKKLTNMRSASADSFENLTPPRKLTLEESLEFAREDECVEVTPGSIRIRKVELDQKERAKLYAKLRRQNA, from the coding sequence ATGACTGAAGCCATCACGCGACGGGAAAACCGCCGCAATGTAGCAATCGTCGCGCACGTCGACCACGGCAAGACCACTCTGGTCGATGCCATGCTCCGGCAGACCGGTGTGTTCAGCGAACACGGCGACTACGCCGAACGCATCATGGACTCCGGCGACCTCGAACGCGAGAAGGGCATCACCATTCTCGCGAAGAACACCTCGGTGCTCTACAACGGTCCCTCGGCCGGCGACGAACCCATCGTCATCAATGTCATCGACACCCCCGGCCACGCCGACTTCGGCGGAGAGGTCGAACGCGGCCTGTCCATGGTCGACGGCGTCGTCCTCCTCGTCGATGCCTCCGAGGGCCCGCTGCCGCAGACCCGCTTCGTGCTGCGCAAGGCGCTGGCCGCGAAGCTGCCGGTCATCCTGCTGATCAACAAGACCGACCGTGCCGATGCCCGCATCGACGGAGTCGTCGAGGAGTCTCAGGACCTGCTCCTGGGCCTGGCCTCCGACCTCGCCGTTGAGGTCCCCGACCTCGACGTCGACTCCGTCCTCGACGTGCCCGTGGTCTACGCGGCTGCGAAGGCCGGCGCCGCCTCCCTCGAACAGCCCGCCGACGGAGCCGTGCCGGACAACCCCGACCTCGAACCGCTGTTCAAGACCATCCTCGAGACGATCCCGGCTCCGGAGATCAACGAGGACGGTGTCCTGCAGGCGCATGTGACCAACCTCGACGCCTCGCCGTTCCTCGGCCGTCTGGCGCTGCTGCGCATCTTCGGCGGCACGCTGAAGAAGGGTCAGCAGGTCGCTTGGGCACGCGGAGACGAGATCAGCTCGGTGAAGATCACCGAGCTGCTGGAGACGCAGGGCCTCGACCGAGTTCCTGCCACCGAAGCCTCGGCCGGTGACATCGTCGCCGTGGCTGGCATCCCGGACATCATGATCGGTGACACGCTCACCGACATCAACAACCCGAAGCCGATGCCCGCGATCGTCATCGACGATCCCGCCATCTCCATGACCGTCGGCATCAACACCTCGCCGCTGGCCGGACGCGAGAAGGGCACGAAAGTCACCGCCCGCATGGTCAAGGACCGCCTCGACCAGGAACTCGTCGGCAACGTCTCACTCAAGGTCGTCCCGACCGAGCGCCCCGACGCCTGGGAGGTGCAGGGCCGCGGAGAGCTGGCACTGGCCATCCTCGTCGAGCAGATGCGCCGTGAGGGCTTCGAACTCACCGTCGGCAAGCCGCAGGTCGTGACCAAGCAGGTCGACGGCAAGGTTCACGAACCCTTCGAGGAGCTCACGGTCGACGTTCCGGAGGACTACCTCGGCGCCGTCACCCAGCTGCTCGCCGCCCGCAAGGGCGTCATGTCGACCATGACGAACCACGGCACCGGTTGGGTCCGCATGGAGTTCAAGGTCCCCGCCCGCGGCCTCATCGGCTTCCGCACCCGGTTCCTCACCGAGACCCGCGGCACCGGAATCGCGAACACGATCTCCGCCGGATACGGTCCGTGGGCCGGCAACATCGAGTTCCGCGTCAACGGATCGCTCGTGGCCGACCGTGCGGGCGCCGTGACCCCGTACGCGATGATCAACCTGCAGGATCGCGGAACCTTCTTCGTCGAACCGACCTCCGAGGTCTACGAGGGCCAGATCGTCGGCGAGAACTCGCGCGCCGATGATATGGACGTCAACATCACGAAGGAGAAGAAGCTGACGAACATGCGTTCGGCCTCGGCGGACTCCTTCGAGAACCTCACCCCGCCGCGCAAGCTCACCCTTGAGGAGAGCCTCGAATTCGCTCGCGAGGACGAATGCGTCGAGGTCACCCCGGGTTCGATCCGCATCCGCAAGGTCGAACTCGATCAGAAGGAGCGGGCAAAGCTCTACGCCAAGCTGCGTCGCCAGAACGCCTGA